Proteins from a genomic interval of Paenibacillus sp. FSL R5-0623:
- the yycH gene encoding two-component system activity regulator YycH, with translation MKERIKSLVLAALVAASLVQSYFLIYRLPGGGDSIVTSETNYVKTENMGQERNIEELIFPDQMIIHLGEDKHTVFYPGNTFYQLIYSRLQGRAFDDFQRRSVQSVNWDQIRKENPGFELSFKEGIPVALLQRVMRLGTDSLFQGETINRISIYTSKNETKAHALFFSAKGDVVYEATQADLTVQDVQQHVDFGTNWTPYMLMDGGYYIPAEALETIEADVPTGQFTVEQMQRSLFFDPSMTRNIREKDGSEIYTDSKRSLQVKQEQRWISYTDPAAPPAGLIDPAKDALSAVDFVNQHGGWKGRSRMMLETADSKTQLEFQQYYGSYPIMDSMQFRFGTISMEMQQETVSSYERSLEYLNEGAETKKPVKLPGGDKLKALIKKVAGENRQVVDVYPAYRPSSIEDGLKLIPVWVIRFGNGEETTVS, from the coding sequence GTGAAGGAACGGATTAAATCCCTGGTGCTTGCTGCCCTTGTCGCCGCCAGTCTGGTGCAGAGTTATTTCCTGATCTACCGTTTACCTGGAGGCGGGGATTCCATTGTGACGTCAGAGACGAACTATGTGAAGACGGAGAATATGGGTCAGGAACGTAATATTGAAGAATTAATTTTCCCCGATCAGATGATTATTCATCTGGGTGAGGATAAACATACGGTATTTTACCCTGGCAATACGTTCTATCAGTTAATCTATTCGCGGTTACAGGGGCGGGCGTTCGATGATTTTCAGCGCCGCAGTGTGCAATCGGTGAACTGGGATCAGATTCGCAAGGAGAACCCTGGGTTTGAGCTATCGTTCAAAGAAGGTATTCCCGTAGCATTGTTACAGCGGGTGATGAGGCTTGGGACGGATTCCTTGTTCCAAGGGGAGACCATTAACCGAATCTCGATCTATACGTCCAAAAATGAAACGAAGGCCCATGCGCTGTTCTTCAGCGCCAAGGGAGACGTGGTATACGAAGCAACGCAGGCGGACCTGACAGTACAAGACGTGCAGCAGCATGTTGACTTCGGTACGAACTGGACGCCATATATGCTGATGGATGGCGGGTATTATATCCCGGCCGAAGCTCTGGAGACGATTGAGGCAGATGTGCCAACAGGGCAGTTCACGGTTGAGCAAATGCAGCGCAGTCTGTTCTTCGATCCAAGCATGACCCGGAACATACGGGAAAAAGACGGGTCGGAGATCTATACGGACAGTAAACGTAGTTTGCAAGTGAAGCAAGAGCAGCGCTGGATCAGTTACACTGATCCAGCGGCACCGCCTGCGGGACTGATTGATCCCGCAAAGGATGCACTGTCTGCGGTTGATTTTGTGAATCAGCATGGCGGCTGGAAAGGCAGGTCGCGCATGATGCTGGAGACCGCCGATAGCAAGACACAGCTTGAATTCCAGCAGTATTACGGCAGCTATCCGATTATGGATTCCATGCAGTTCCGCTTTGGCACGATCAGCATGGAGATGCAGCAGGAAACGGTATCCAGTTATGAACGATCGCTGGAATACCTGAACGAAGGTGCAGAGACGAAGAAACCGGTAAAGTTGCCTGGCGGAGACAAGCTGAAGGCTCTTATTAAAAAGGTCGCAGGTGAGAATCGCCAGGTCGTGGACGTATACCCGGCTTATCGTCCTTCTTCGATTGAGGACGGACTTAAGCTGATCCCGGTATGGGTGATCCGCTTTGGAAACGGGGAGGAAACCACCGTTTCTTGA
- the walK gene encoding cell wall metabolism sensor histidine kinase WalK, translating into MGRFARFSFFRTIQAKLIIIYVLLILIAMQLIGVYFVSAMKNSLTSNFTEDLQARAEMLSVLVGETMAGGEAEAGEDKTENLRVLVNNLFNINGAEIQVLDASGKVLTTSLSSHSDYVGRKNTQTVVSRALQGIRDNEEYIVDEDNVRKKVVAKPVLSGGKIIGAVYIAASMNELYSTMEGINKIFISGILIALVLTAVLGVILSHTITQPIKEVTRRATAVAEGNFDQQTPVFGTDEIGQLSRAFNYMTSRLRDALSQNEEEKEKLTSILTNMSDGVVATDEYGKVILVNRRASSILGMHPADIEGRHFAILLGIDPEDAETLASGFTGSTLLQIAPAGQEEPVVIRMTFTPVHRRELGITGTIAVLQDVTEQEELEASRREFVANVSHELRTPLTTIKSYAEALDDGALEDPQLAGRFVGVIQNETERMIRLVTDLLHLSRLDSKEALLRKQPTDILEMLEEVTDRFSFQMHQKDIQPVLSVENDIPAVPLDRDQIDQVLDNVVSNALKYTLEGGTITIAARRSDEHTLAISVSDTGMGIPQRDLDRIFERFYRVDKARSRSMGGTGLGLSIAREIVKAHDGSISLESEVDLGTTVTFTLPMREEGGEHREGTD; encoded by the coding sequence ATGGGCCGATTCGCGCGATTTTCGTTCTTCCGAACGATTCAGGCGAAATTGATCATTATCTATGTACTGCTGATTCTGATTGCGATGCAATTGATCGGGGTTTATTTTGTGAGCGCGATGAAGAACTCACTAACGAGCAACTTTACGGAAGACTTGCAGGCGCGTGCGGAAATGCTGTCGGTTCTCGTGGGGGAGACGATGGCGGGTGGAGAAGCAGAGGCTGGCGAGGACAAAACGGAAAATCTGCGTGTGTTGGTGAACAACCTGTTCAACATTAACGGTGCCGAGATTCAGGTGCTGGATGCCAGCGGCAAAGTACTGACGACCTCGCTAAGTTCACATTCGGACTATGTCGGGCGCAAAAATACCCAGACCGTTGTCAGCCGTGCGCTGCAAGGCATTCGGGACAATGAGGAATATATCGTGGACGAGGATAATGTTCGCAAAAAGGTCGTCGCCAAGCCGGTGCTGTCCGGCGGCAAGATCATTGGTGCGGTCTACATCGCGGCATCCATGAACGAGCTGTATTCCACGATGGAGGGAATCAACAAAATCTTTATCTCCGGTATTCTGATTGCCTTGGTGTTAACGGCGGTGCTTGGCGTGATCTTGTCCCATACGATTACGCAGCCGATTAAGGAAGTGACGCGGAGAGCGACAGCGGTCGCAGAAGGTAACTTCGATCAGCAGACACCTGTATTTGGCACGGATGAGATTGGTCAACTCAGTCGGGCTTTTAACTATATGACCAGCAGGCTTCGGGATGCACTTTCACAGAATGAAGAGGAGAAGGAGAAGTTGACTTCCATTCTCACGAATATGAGTGATGGTGTGGTGGCTACGGATGAGTACGGTAAAGTCATTCTCGTAAACCGTCGTGCCAGCAGCATTCTGGGTATGCATCCTGCAGATATTGAAGGAAGACACTTCGCCATATTACTCGGTATTGATCCGGAGGATGCAGAAACCCTCGCGAGTGGTTTCACAGGATCAACGTTGCTGCAAATTGCACCCGCAGGACAAGAAGAACCTGTGGTCATTCGGATGACGTTCACACCGGTTCATCGACGTGAACTGGGAATCACGGGAACGATTGCCGTACTTCAGGATGTTACGGAGCAGGAAGAACTTGAAGCATCCCGGCGTGAATTCGTAGCCAATGTATCCCATGAACTGCGCACACCACTGACTACGATCAAGAGTTACGCGGAAGCACTGGATGACGGTGCATTGGAAGATCCGCAGCTTGCCGGTCGTTTCGTTGGTGTTATTCAGAACGAGACGGAGCGAATGATACGACTGGTTACGGATCTGCTGCATCTATCTCGGCTGGATTCCAAAGAGGCTTTGCTACGGAAACAGCCAACCGATATCCTGGAAATGCTGGAGGAAGTGACGGATCGATTCTCGTTTCAGATGCATCAGAAGGATATTCAGCCTGTGTTGTCTGTAGAGAATGATATTCCGGCTGTTCCGCTGGATCGGGACCAGATTGATCAGGTGCTGGATAATGTCGTGTCCAATGCGCTGAAATATACATTGGAAGGCGGCACCATTACGATTGCAGCTAGACGCAGTGATGAACATACACTTGCCATCTCGGTATCGGATACCGGAATGGGTATCCCACAGCGCGATCTGGATCGCATTTTTGAGCGATTTTATCGGGTTGACAAGGCTCGTTCCCGCAGTATGGGAGGCACAGGGCTAGGACTGTCCATTGCCCGGGAAATTGTAAAGGCACATGATGGAAGCATCTCTTTGGAGTCTGAGGTAGACTTGGGTACGACAGTAACGTTCACACTGCCGATGCGCGAGGAAGGGGGTGAGCACCGTGAAGGAACGGATTAA
- the yycF gene encoding response regulator YycF, protein MQGKILVVDDEQPIADILKFNLEKEGYEVICAFDGIRAVELALSEKPDLMLLDLMLPGKDGMDVCREVRAHLEMPIIMLTAKDGEIDKVLGLELGADDYVTKPFSTRELLARVKAQMRRRQKLAITAEAHEDEEKQVMRLFDLAFDMDMYTAYKGGEPLDLTHREYELLYYMAKHSGKVMTREHLLQAVWGYEYFGDVRTVDVTIRRLREKIEENPSKPETILTRRGLGYLVRSAKSVGI, encoded by the coding sequence ATGCAGGGGAAGATTTTGGTGGTGGACGATGAACAGCCCATCGCGGACATTCTGAAGTTTAATTTGGAAAAAGAGGGGTACGAGGTCATCTGTGCATTTGATGGCATTCGTGCGGTTGAACTGGCGTTATCCGAGAAACCGGATCTGATGCTGCTGGATCTGATGCTCCCGGGCAAGGACGGTATGGATGTCTGTCGTGAGGTGCGCGCTCATCTGGAGATGCCAATCATCATGCTTACCGCCAAAGATGGCGAGATCGACAAGGTGCTCGGATTGGAACTGGGTGCGGATGATTACGTGACAAAGCCGTTCAGTACGCGTGAGTTGCTTGCACGGGTGAAGGCACAGATGCGCAGACGGCAAAAGCTTGCGATTACGGCAGAAGCGCACGAAGACGAAGAGAAGCAGGTCATGCGACTATTTGATCTGGCTTTTGATATGGACATGTATACGGCTTATAAAGGCGGAGAACCGCTTGATCTGACCCACCGTGAGTATGAACTTCTCTATTATATGGCGAAGCATTCCGGCAAGGTTATGACACGAGAACATCTGCTGCAAGCGGTGTGGGGATATGAATATTTCGGCGATGTACGTACCGTGGATGTCACGATCCGTCGTTTGCGTGAGAAGATTGAGGAGAATCCGAGCAAACCGGAAACGATTCTGACTCGCCGCGGGCTCGGTTATCTCGTGCGCAGTGCCAAAAGCGTGGGGATATAA
- a CDS encoding peptidoglycan DD-metalloendopeptidase family protein gives MKGFRGIRQPGKDRVHEQSGEHRTAEDKNNMSMSTFSVNKKRVLASRKWIITAACGVFIAASLGFAGKQYVTANTVPYYKVMVKGSEIGTIADEALLQQLFTDKTEEYQHKYPDAEMVLNTDGITTETVRAYKPEVNSDETLDKLGDMLTAYAKGVELKVDGEVLGIVKDQATADAILEQVQSKYISASAVRSSLKTKSVSANSSKKDEGPSTTLKSVGIKEDVATDVVKADPNKIWDVSEAVKALTVGKDAPVTYVVREGDTISSIAAKYEITQSEIRKHNPGIKETSLQIGDELTLTVPKPAVTVKSVEQVVEQIEIKPQVEVRKSDELKAGTTKVVRPGQSGLKSMQYRITKENGEVVQEEWLGQEVIKAAVTEVVLSGTKVVGEGTGEFAWPVSNATMSSSFGQRWGRQHKGVDLVGNRDVKASDEGVITFAGQKSGYGNVIIINHRNGYETLYGHLNSIGVKVGQVVEKGESIGVMGNTGRSTGTHLHFEIIKNGTVENPLTYLN, from the coding sequence ATGAAAGGTTTCAGAGGCATACGCCAACCGGGCAAAGACCGGGTACACGAACAATCCGGGGAACACCGGACGGCCGAAGACAAAAACAACATGAGCATGTCCACCTTCAGTGTGAATAAGAAGCGCGTTCTGGCCTCGCGCAAATGGATCATTACAGCAGCATGTGGTGTATTCATCGCAGCATCGCTCGGGTTCGCAGGCAAACAATATGTTACTGCAAACACCGTACCGTACTATAAAGTAATGGTTAAAGGTAGCGAGATTGGTACCATTGCGGATGAGGCACTATTACAACAACTATTTACAGACAAAACTGAGGAATATCAACATAAATATCCGGATGCAGAGATGGTGCTGAACACGGATGGCATCACAACCGAAACGGTAAGAGCGTACAAACCTGAAGTGAACAGTGACGAGACGCTAGACAAACTGGGTGACATGCTGACAGCCTACGCCAAAGGTGTAGAGCTCAAGGTAGACGGTGAAGTCCTTGGTATCGTGAAGGATCAGGCAACAGCTGATGCAATCCTGGAACAAGTGCAGAGCAAATACATATCGGCATCGGCTGTGCGAAGTTCGCTGAAGACGAAGTCGGTATCGGCTAACTCCTCGAAGAAAGACGAGGGACCAAGCACAACCCTGAAGTCGGTAGGCATCAAGGAAGATGTTGCGACGGATGTAGTGAAGGCTGATCCAAACAAAATATGGGATGTGTCCGAGGCGGTTAAAGCATTAACCGTTGGTAAAGACGCGCCTGTAACTTATGTGGTTCGTGAAGGAGATACAATCTCTTCGATCGCTGCCAAGTATGAAATTACACAAAGCGAGATTCGTAAGCATAATCCGGGCATCAAGGAAACGTCGCTTCAAATTGGAGACGAGCTGACCCTGACCGTGCCTAAACCAGCAGTAACCGTTAAGTCGGTTGAGCAGGTTGTTGAACAGATTGAGATCAAACCGCAAGTGGAAGTGCGCAAAAGTGACGAGTTGAAAGCAGGTACAACAAAAGTCGTGCGCCCAGGGCAAAGCGGCTTGAAAAGCATGCAGTACCGTATAACCAAAGAAAATGGTGAAGTGGTTCAGGAAGAGTGGCTTGGTCAGGAAGTGATTAAAGCAGCTGTAACTGAAGTAGTCCTTAGCGGAACAAAAGTTGTTGGTGAGGGCACAGGTGAATTTGCTTGGCCGGTATCAAATGCAACGATGAGTAGCAGCTTTGGACAACGTTGGGGTCGCCAGCACAAAGGTGTCGATCTGGTAGGTAACCGCGATGTGAAAGCGTCTGATGAGGGTGTAATTACTTTTGCAGGACAGAAAAGCGGTTATGGTAATGTCATCATTATTAACCACCGTAACGGTTACGAAACACTATATGGACATTTGAACAGCATTGGCGTTAAGGTTGGACAAGTGGTTGAAAAAGGCGAGAGTATCGGCGTTATGGGCAACACGGGTCGTTCGACTGGAACACATCTGCATTTTGAGATTATTAAGAATGGAACGGTAGAAAATCCGTTAACGTATCTGAACTAA
- a CDS encoding class I SAM-dependent methyltransferase yields MNLYHSNSEPSVKKFAEATKERYEQGLQEVEQPFSGWDFSYVTGSDRLQSGMLPWSYGTMARRLLNQTERMLDMGTGGGEMLSRLLPLPSYTCATEGYLPNIPIAEERLQPLGVKVLPVTDDSQLPFADGEFDLILNRHESYDEQEVRRILSVGGLFLTQQVGWSDCREINERLGIPMPADYAGWELDRAVLQLEQCGFRILEQREATPAQRFYDIGALVYYLKTIPWQVPDFKVEQFRQPLMDIHMEMEQNGFWEIQQKRFVILAVKE; encoded by the coding sequence ATGAACTTATATCATTCTAATTCAGAACCATCAGTAAAAAAGTTTGCCGAGGCAACAAAAGAGCGATACGAGCAAGGGCTGCAAGAGGTGGAGCAACCGTTTAGTGGCTGGGATTTTAGCTATGTAACCGGGAGTGACAGACTCCAGAGCGGAATGTTGCCTTGGTCCTATGGAACGATGGCGCGCCGATTGTTGAATCAGACAGAACGAATGCTCGACATGGGTACCGGAGGAGGAGAAATGTTGTCCAGGCTCCTTCCACTTCCTTCGTACACATGTGCGACGGAAGGATATCTCCCCAATATACCGATTGCAGAGGAACGTTTACAGCCGCTCGGTGTGAAGGTGCTTCCAGTGACTGATGATTCGCAACTTCCTTTCGCAGATGGGGAATTTGATCTGATTCTTAATCGGCATGAGTCGTATGATGAGCAGGAAGTTAGGCGGATTCTATCGGTAGGTGGACTGTTTCTAACTCAACAGGTAGGTTGGTCAGACTGCAGGGAGATCAATGAGCGGCTTGGCATTCCTATGCCAGCGGATTACGCTGGATGGGAGCTGGATCGTGCTGTTCTTCAGCTGGAACAGTGTGGATTCCGTATTCTAGAGCAACGGGAAGCAACTCCCGCGCAGCGTTTCTATGATATAGGCGCATTGGTCTATTATCTGAAGACCATCCCGTGGCAAGTACCTGATTTCAAGGTAGAACAGTTCCGTCAGCCGTTAATGGATATTCATATGGAGATGGAGCAAAATGGATTCTGGGAAATACAGCAGAAGCGATTTGTAATTCTTGCAGTCAAAGAATAG
- a CDS encoding adenylosuccinate synthase, which yields MSTVVVVGTQWGDEGKGKITDYLAESADVVARYQGGNNAGHTILIDNKKYKLTMIPSGIFYTDKACVIGNGMVINPKALIEEINYIHDNDFTTKNLSISERAHIILPYHMVLDALEEESKGPNKIGTTGKGIGPCYMDKSARIGIRMVDLLDAEDFELKLRHLVKEKNRVIEQVYGGQPVDVEEILQDYLGYAEILRPYVRDTSVVLNEYIDEDKKVLFEGAQGVMLDLDQGTYPFVTSSNPSAGGVCIGSGVGPARIQQVIGVAKAYTTRVGDGPFPTELHDAIGDQIRETGHEYGTVTGRPRRVGWFDSVVVRHARRVSGITGLSLNSLDVMTGLETVKICTGYKFRGEVITHYPASLKMLAECEAVYEEMPGWSEDITGAKKLEDLPVNTQNYVKRVSELTGIPIAIFSVGRNREQTNQVLPIYE from the coding sequence ATGTCAACGGTAGTTGTAGTGGGAACGCAATGGGGAGACGAAGGAAAAGGTAAAATCACGGATTATTTGGCGGAGAGCGCTGATGTGGTGGCTCGTTATCAAGGTGGTAACAATGCGGGTCATACAATTCTGATTGATAACAAAAAATATAAACTGACGATGATTCCATCAGGGATTTTCTACACAGATAAAGCGTGTGTTATTGGTAACGGAATGGTTATCAACCCAAAGGCACTCATCGAAGAAATTAATTATATTCATGACAATGATTTTACAACGAAGAACCTGTCCATCAGTGAGCGCGCACATATCATCCTGCCATATCACATGGTATTGGATGCACTGGAAGAAGAGAGCAAAGGTCCGAACAAAATTGGTACGACTGGCAAAGGAATTGGCCCATGTTACATGGACAAATCAGCTCGTATTGGTATTCGGATGGTTGACCTGCTGGATGCTGAAGATTTCGAACTGAAACTGCGTCATCTGGTCAAAGAAAAGAACCGTGTCATCGAGCAAGTCTATGGCGGCCAGCCTGTTGATGTGGAAGAAATTCTGCAAGATTACCTCGGATATGCTGAAATTCTGCGTCCTTACGTACGTGATACATCTGTTGTTCTGAACGAATATATTGATGAGGACAAAAAAGTATTGTTTGAAGGTGCACAAGGCGTTATGTTGGACCTTGATCAAGGAACTTATCCATTTGTTACATCATCCAATCCGTCCGCAGGTGGCGTATGTATCGGTTCTGGCGTAGGCCCGGCTCGTATTCAACAAGTCATTGGGGTAGCGAAAGCTTACACAACCCGTGTAGGAGATGGCCCATTCCCTACGGAATTACATGATGCAATCGGCGACCAAATCCGTGAGACTGGACATGAGTATGGTACGGTAACTGGACGTCCACGTCGTGTAGGTTGGTTCGATAGTGTTGTTGTTCGCCACGCGCGTCGTGTCAGTGGAATCACAGGTCTGTCCCTGAACTCTCTGGACGTAATGACAGGTCTGGAAACCGTAAAAATCTGCACAGGATACAAATTCCGCGGCGAGGTTATCACACACTATCCGGCAAGCCTCAAAATGCTGGCAGAATGTGAAGCGGTATACGAAGAGATGCCAGGCTGGAGCGAAGATATCACTGGAGCGAAGAAACTTGAAGACCTGCCAGTGAACACACAGAATTATGTAAAACGTGTTTCCGAACTGACAGGCATTCCAATTGCCATCTTCTCCGTTGGTCGTAACCGTGAGCAAACGAATCAAGTTCTTCCAATCTACGAGTAA
- the dnaB gene encoding replicative DNA helicase yields MGGEMLFDRIPPQNLEAEQAVLGAILLQGEALITAMERVQTEDFYDKPHQLIFEAMIQLGEGNQPIDLVTLTSLLKDKGELEDIGGVSYLAKLAHGVPTAANVDYYAQIIEEKSMLRRLIRTATQIVSEGYTGGEDVAAMLGEAERRILEISNRRSSSGFIAIQDVLMEVFDRVETLHQNKGTTTGIPSGFIDLDKMTAGFQRSDLIIVAARPSVGKTAFALNIAQNVAIRAQETVAIFSLEMSAAQLVQRMICAEANLDASVMRMGDFKGDEDWQKLTMGIAALSEANIFIDDTPGITVADIRAKCRRLKKEKGLGMILIDYLQLISGRGKAGENRQQEVSEISRTLKQIGRELEVPVIALSQLSRGVEQRQDKRPMMSDLRESGSIEQDADIVAFLYRDDYYNQETEKKNIIEIIIAKQRNGPVGTVELVFLKNFNKFVNYERAHNDAFAM; encoded by the coding sequence ATGGGCGGAGAAATGTTATTCGACCGGATTCCCCCGCAGAACCTGGAAGCCGAACAGGCCGTGCTGGGTGCAATCCTGTTGCAGGGCGAGGCCCTGATTACAGCGATGGAACGGGTGCAAACCGAGGATTTCTATGATAAACCCCATCAATTAATCTTTGAAGCGATGATCCAGCTTGGTGAGGGAAATCAACCGATTGACCTTGTTACACTGACTTCGCTTCTAAAGGATAAAGGTGAGTTGGAGGACATCGGGGGCGTTAGTTATCTGGCTAAGCTAGCCCATGGTGTACCTACAGCCGCGAACGTAGACTATTACGCTCAGATTATTGAAGAGAAATCGATGCTGCGTCGCCTGATTCGTACGGCAACACAGATCGTGAGCGAAGGATATACAGGCGGAGAAGATGTTGCAGCGATGCTCGGAGAAGCTGAACGTCGCATTCTGGAGATCTCCAACCGTCGCTCCAGTAGTGGTTTTATAGCCATACAGGACGTACTGATGGAAGTATTCGATCGCGTGGAAACACTTCATCAGAATAAGGGTACAACAACAGGTATTCCGTCCGGGTTCATCGATCTGGACAAAATGACTGCCGGATTCCAGCGCAGTGACTTGATCATTGTAGCTGCCCGTCCTTCCGTAGGTAAGACGGCCTTTGCCCTGAATATCGCTCAGAACGTTGCCATTCGTGCACAGGAGACGGTAGCCATCTTCAGTCTGGAGATGTCAGCCGCCCAGCTGGTACAACGTATGATCTGTGCGGAAGCCAACCTGGATGCCAGCGTAATGCGTATGGGTGACTTCAAGGGTGATGAGGACTGGCAGAAGCTGACGATGGGTATTGCAGCTTTGTCAGAAGCGAATATCTTCATAGATGATACGCCAGGGATTACCGTAGCGGATATTCGTGCCAAATGCCGTCGCCTGAAGAAAGAGAAAGGCCTTGGCATGATCCTCATCGACTATCTTCAACTGATTAGTGGACGTGGTAAAGCAGGGGAGAACCGTCAACAAGAGGTATCCGAGATTTCACGTACACTGAAACAGATTGGCCGGGAACTGGAAGTTCCAGTTATTGCCTTGTCCCAGCTGAGCCGGGGTGTAGAGCAACGTCAGGACAAACGTCCGATGATGAGTGACTTGCGGGAATCGGGTTCGATCGAGCAAGATGCCGACATCGTAGCGTTCCTGTATCGGGATGACTACTATAACCAGGAGACCGAGAAGAAAAATATTATTGAGATCATTATCGCTAAACAGCGTAACGGTCCGGTAGGTACGGTAGAACTGGTCTTCCTGAAAAACTTTAATAAATTCGTCAATTACGAGAGGGCACACAATGATGCCTTCGCGATGTAA
- the rplI gene encoding 50S ribosomal protein L9, producing the protein MKVIFIKDMKGQGKKGQVKEVSEGYAQNFLLPRGIARLATDGNMKTLDNQKAAEERLKQEEKAEAEALAKKLEAEVTELKAKSGEGGRLFGAITSKQIAEALSKKGLKVDKRKIELDEPIRTLGVTQVTVKVHPEVKATLKVQVTEE; encoded by the coding sequence ATGAAAGTCATTTTTATAAAAGATATGAAGGGTCAAGGCAAGAAAGGGCAAGTGAAAGAAGTATCTGAGGGTTACGCACAGAACTTCCTATTGCCACGGGGAATCGCACGTCTGGCAACGGACGGCAACATGAAGACACTGGACAACCAGAAGGCGGCTGAAGAAAGACTCAAACAGGAAGAGAAAGCGGAAGCGGAAGCACTTGCGAAAAAGCTGGAAGCAGAAGTGACTGAACTGAAAGCGAAGTCCGGCGAAGGTGGTCGTCTATTTGGTGCCATTACCAGCAAACAGATCGCAGAAGCTTTGTCTAAAAAGGGTCTGAAAGTAGACAAACGCAAAATTGAGCTGGACGAGCCTATTCGTACACTCGGCGTAACACAAGTAACTGTCAAGGTTCACCCTGAAGTGAAGGCAACCTTGAAGGTACAGGTAACGGAAGAGTAA